Proteins encoded within one genomic window of Tissierellales bacterium:
- a CDS encoding CidA/LrgA family protein, producing MKYITSFAIVFAFYELGNFIAPYIPFPLPGSICGMLFLLLALCSKVLKVEWVEPCSNVFFKYLAFFFVPSGVALINSLDLISENILALLSIGIIATIMVQSITGVLLQKMLGGAVDVD from the coding sequence TTGAAGTATATCACGTCGTTTGCAATAGTTTTTGCATTTTATGAACTCGGCAATTTCATAGCCCCGTATATTCCATTTCCGCTACCTGGTAGCATATGTGGAATGCTATTTTTACTACTAGCTCTCTGCAGTAAAGTATTAAAAGTAGAATGGGTCGAACCTTGTTCAAATGTATTTTTCAAATACTTAGCATTTTTCTTTGTTCCATCTGGAGTAGCACTTATTAATTCTCTCGATTTGATAAGTGAAAATATACTAGCACTTTTAAGTATAGGTATCATCGCTACGATAATGGTACAAAGTATCACTGGAGTATTGTTACAAAAAATGCTTGGAGGTGC